Within the Candidatus Binataceae bacterium genome, the region AGACGGAAAAGTAGCGATCATTACCGGTGCGGCAAGCGGGATGGGCCGGGCAGCGGCTGTGCGCTTTGCGGGCGAAGGCGCGGCGGTAGTGATCGCCGATCTTAACGAAGAGGGCGGCGAGGCCGCGGTGCGCGACTGCAAGGAGAACGGCGGCCGCGCTGTCTTTCAAAAGACCGACGTCGCCAGCGAGGCCGGGGTCAAGGCGATGGTCGAACGGGCGGTCAAGGAATTCGGCCGCCTCGATATCACCTTCAACAACGCGGGATTGCCGGGCGCGCTCGGATCGATCGAGCAGACCAGCGTCGAGGACTGGGACCGCACCTTCGCGGTGCTGACGCGCGGCGTGTTTCTGGGAATCAAACACTCGGTACTGGAGATGCGCAAGGTTGGCGGTGGATCGATCATCTCGACCGCGTCGGTTGCGGGATTGGCGGGCGGCTACGGCCCGCACGCCTACAGCGCGGCCAAGGCGGGCGTGGTCAATCTGACGCGCTCGGTGGCGCTCGAGGTCGCCAAGCACAAGATTCGCGTCAACTGTATCTGTCCGGGCGGAATCAACACGCCGATCTTCAATTTTCTGACCTCTGACCGCGAGGTGACGGAAAAGCTGCTAAGCCCGCTGCATCCGCTACGGCGCGCCGGGATGCCGGAGGATATCGCCAACATGGCGCTGTTCCTGGCGAGCGACGAGTCGGAATGGATAACCGGGGTCGCGATGGTGGTGGACGGCGGACTGATGGCGGGCCGCGACATTTTCGGCGATCCCCAGTTCGGCGGCGGGATGTACGCGGTCAACGCGTATGTCGGCCCGTCGTACGAGATTAAGCGGTAACCTCTGCGCAGCTCGGGCCTGAAGGCGTACCAAAAATATT harbors:
- a CDS encoding glucose 1-dehydrogenase is translated as MGRLDGKVAIITGAASGMGRAAAVRFAGEGAAVVIADLNEEGGEAAVRDCKENGGRAVFQKTDVASEAGVKAMVERAVKEFGRLDITFNNAGLPGALGSIEQTSVEDWDRTFAVLTRGVFLGIKHSVLEMRKVGGGSIISTASVAGLAGGYGPHAYSAAKAGVVNLTRSVALEVAKHKIRVNCICPGGINTPIFNFLTSDREVTEKLLSPLHPLRRAGMPEDIANMALFLASDESEWITGVAMVVDGGLMAGRDIFGDPQFGGGMYAVNAYVGPSYEIKR